A window from Marinagarivorans cellulosilyticus encodes these proteins:
- a CDS encoding DUF3019 domain-containing protein, giving the protein MLSSYSYCDNTTVTLTIKPKVCVLSSAEELCQDELQISWHSNNTRNLCLYQKNEPVPLACWEKASEGSHNMALNTSTSLNFLLRESARNELLASETFEVIHDHKQYRRARRNAWAFF; this is encoded by the coding sequence GTGCTATCGAGTTATAGCTATTGTGATAACACCACCGTAACCCTCACCATTAAACCTAAGGTGTGCGTACTCAGTAGCGCAGAAGAGCTTTGCCAAGACGAGCTGCAAATTTCCTGGCATTCCAATAACACGCGCAATCTGTGTTTGTATCAAAAGAACGAGCCAGTGCCTTTAGCCTGTTGGGAAAAAGCCAGTGAGGGATCACACAACATGGCGCTAAACACCAGTACAAGCCTAAACTTTTTATTGCGTGAAAGCGCACGCAACGAATTGCTCGCCAGCGAAACCTTTGAAGTTATTCACGACCACAAACAATACCGCCGCGCACGCCGCAACGCTTGGGCATTTTTCTAG